The following are encoded in a window of Corythoichthys intestinalis isolate RoL2023-P3 chromosome 8, ASM3026506v1, whole genome shotgun sequence genomic DNA:
- the LOC130920970 gene encoding ADP-ribosylation factor-like protein 8B: MLALINRLLDRFKSLFWKEEMELTLVDLQYSGKTTFVNVIASDETLIGVMVDEMKRLLRKLMSKFVQMDVIRKAEDILDVEHYRNKENWHDTGNIAVSHDARQYMEQVEDYL; the protein is encoded by the exons atgctggcactaataaaccggcttttagaccggttcaagtctttattttggaaggaagagatggagctgaccctggtcgacctccagtattcgggaaaaacgacgttcgtcaacgtaattgcc tctgacgaaaccctaattggagtgatggttgatgagatgaagaggctgctgaggaagctgatgtccaaatttgtgcaaatggatgtgatcaggaaagctgaggatatcctagatgttgaacattacaggaacaaggagaactggcatgacacaggcaacatagcagtatcacatgatgccagacaatacatggagcaagttgaagactatctctga